One Gigantopelta aegis isolate Gae_Host chromosome 1, Gae_host_genome, whole genome shotgun sequence genomic region harbors:
- the LOC121369937 gene encoding uncharacterized protein LOC121369937, with protein sequence MMKTVPKQVQVKSSIATPAPPTIDLTVTPRPSTPRMPSAAVVSVSSVSSTISYQCSPADTLTSKGSTSSAVPSLKGTFFFDSMDNSTRQKADESLARAIYASGSPLMLTSNVYWKRFFNTIRPAYSPPTRYALSTNLFEAEYVRVHDKVTETIQNADCLAVISDGWSNIRGESIINYIITTPQPVFFKSVDTKDKRHTSEYIANEVKNVITDIGCNKVFAVITDNAANMKDAWKIINEEYPHITPIGCAAHGLSLLLGDVMKLQTMQMLFKKAKKVVKYVRVRQIISATFSQKQMARKKSTSLKLPNKTRWGAVVIMYKSLLGGKESLQELAIMELVEIDATIRNILLDNVFWAYIVSSLKVLNPVASAITQIEGDSSLLSDVPRHFKNLKEKLTIALPQSPLQKQEENDTLTFIENREEFCLKPIHAAANILDPKCHGDDLDNQQISSAYEFISAMAHHLELDEGRVLACLAKYLAKDGLWKGEGVWASAQHISAATWWKGLCGTEILSPIASIILQIPPTSASCERNWSLFGSIHTKVRNRLTNAKVENLVSIRSNLILFESTEDTSTQLEVDFENDEVAASSSESDDLDDMQTE encoded by the coding sequence ATGATGAAAACTGTTCCCAAGCAAGTACAAGTGAAATCCAGTATTGCTACACCAGCACCTCCAACCATTGATTTGACTGTTACACCTCGTCCATCCACACCACGCATGCCATCAGCTGCTGTAGTATCTGTTTCATCTGTTTCATCCACAATAAGCTACCAATGTTCTCCAGCTGATACATTGACCTCAAAAGGTAGCACATCTTCAGCAGTACCATCTTTGAAGGGAACATTCTTCTTCGATTCCATGGATAATAGCACAAGGCAGAAAGCTGATGAAAGCTTGGCGCGAGCAATATATGCATCAGGATCACCACTTATGCTAACATCAAATGTATATTGGAAAAGGTTTTTCAATACAATTCGCCCAGCATATTCACCCCCAACGCGATATGCATTATCTACTAATTTGTTCGAAGCTGAGTATGTCCGTGTTCATGACAAGGTAACTGAAACAATACAAAATGCTGATTGTCTAGCAGTGATCTCTGATGGATGGTCAAACATTCGAGGTGAAAGTATCATTAATTACATCATCACCACACCACAGCCAGTGTTCTTTAAAAGCGTTGATACAAAAGATAAGCGACACACCAGTGAATACATTGCAAATGAGGTAAAAAATGTCATCACAGACATTGGATGTAACAAAGTCTTTGCGGTCATTACAGATAATGCTGCAAATATGAAAGATGCATGGAAAATTATTAATGAAGAATACCCTCACATTACACCAATTGGGTGTGCAGCTCATGGCCTCAGCCTACTTCTTGGAGATGTGATGAAGTTACAAACAATGCAAATGTTATTCAAGAAAGCCAAAAAGGTGGTGAAGTATGTCAGAGTGCGGCAGATTATATCTGCCACATTTAGTCAGAAGCAAATGGCCAGAAAGAAGAGCACCAGTCTTAAGCTTCCCAACAAAACAAGATGGGGTGCAGTTGTCATAATGTATAAGAGTCTTCTTGGTGGCAAAGAATCTTTGCAAGAGCTGGCTATAATGGAATTAGTTGAGATAGATGCTACTATCAGAAACATTCTACTTGACAATGTGTTCTGGGCTTATATAGTGAGCAGCCTCAAAGTCCTTAACCCAGTTGCTTCGGCTATAACCCAGATTGAAGGCGATTCATCTCTACTGTCTGATGTTCCACGACACTTCaaaaatttgaaagaaaaactaACCATTGCTCTGCCACAATCACCACTTCAGAAACAAGAAGAGAATGATACCTTAACATTCATTGAGAATCGAGAAGAATTTTGCTTGAAACCAATTCATGCTGCAGCAAATATATTAGACCCCAAGTGCCATGGAGATGATCTTGATAACCAGCAAATAAGCAGTGCATATGAATTCATATCGGCTATGGCACACCATCTTGAACTTGATGAAGGAAGAGTGCTAGCATGTTTAGCAAAGTACCTTGCAAAGGATGGCTTGTGGAAAGGGGAAGGGGTATGGGCTTCAGCTCAGCATATTTCAGCAGCTACATGGTGGAAGGGTTTATGTGGCACAGAAATTCTATCTCCCATTGCTTCAATCATTCTTCAAATACCACCAACGTCGGCAAGTTGTGAACGAAACTGGTCGTTATTTGGCAGCATTCACACCAAGGTGCGCAATAGGCTGACCAATGCAAAGGTGGAAAACCTAGTATCAATCAGGTCAAACCTGATACTTTTCGAGTCCACTGAGGATACATCAACGCAACTTGAAGTTGACTTTGAGAATGATGAAGTTGCAGCTAGTTCATCTGAATCTGATGATCTGGATGATATGCAAACTGAATAA